A single region of the Duganella sp. BuS-21 genome encodes:
- the pcaD gene encoding 3-oxoadipate enol-lactonase has protein sequence MMMHYQIDGQPGKPWLMFCNSLGTDLHMWQAQVEFLKNDFRIVRYDTRGHGGSEVVPGAATLAQLGQDVLSLLDSLDIERVHFCGLSMGGAIAQWLGIHAPQRLNKLVVANSAPRIGTPQGWMDRAAQVRASGLDAVADGAAGRWFTPAFIEREPQRVAGLVATLRGGSPQGYASCCDALAAADLHAGLAAIITPTLLIAGDSDPITTVADANAMREQIPAAVLVTLAASHISNIEAEAGFNRALLAFLS, from the coding sequence ATGATGATGCACTATCAAATCGACGGCCAGCCGGGCAAGCCTTGGCTGATGTTCTGCAATTCGCTCGGCACCGACCTGCACATGTGGCAGGCGCAGGTCGAGTTCCTTAAAAACGACTTCCGCATCGTGCGCTATGACACGCGCGGCCACGGTGGCTCGGAGGTCGTGCCGGGGGCCGCCACGCTGGCGCAGTTGGGCCAGGACGTGCTGTCGCTGCTCGACTCGCTGGACATCGAGCGCGTGCATTTCTGCGGCCTGTCCATGGGCGGCGCCATCGCGCAATGGTTGGGCATCCATGCGCCGCAACGGCTGAACAAGCTGGTAGTAGCCAATTCCGCACCGCGTATCGGCACGCCGCAAGGCTGGATGGATCGCGCCGCGCAGGTGCGCGCGTCCGGGCTGGACGCCGTGGCCGACGGCGCTGCCGGCCGCTGGTTCACGCCGGCGTTCATCGAACGCGAGCCGCAGCGCGTCGCCGGGCTGGTCGCCACGCTGCGCGGCGGCAGTCCGCAAGGCTACGCCAGTTGCTGCGACGCGCTGGCCGCCGCCGACCTGCACGCCGGGCTGGCGGCGATCATCACGCCGACACTGCTGATTGCGGGCGACAGCGATCCCATAACTACGGTGGCCGACGCCAACGCCATGCGCGAGCAAATCCCGGCCGCCGTGCTGGTGACGCTGGCGGCGTCCCATATCTCCAATATCGAAGCCGAAGCGGGCTTCAATCGCGCGCTATTGGCTTTCCTGAGTTGA
- the benD gene encoding benzoate diol dehydrogenase BenD has product MSARRFEGQAVIVTGAGQGIGRGVALALAREGAQLVLADRAAIVEEVAAEVQALGALAVVARGDLETWEGAEQLNAAAVAAYGRVDVLINNVGGTIWVQPYQAYTPQQVEAEIRRSLFPTLWCCRAVLPQMVARQQGVIVNVSSVATRGIYRIPYSAAKGAVNALTASLAMEHAENGIRVNAVATGGTEAPPRKVPRNTQPLSEQEQQWYQGIVDQTKASSLMHRYGTIDEQVNAILFLASSESSYVTGSVLPVGGGDQG; this is encoded by the coding sequence GTGAGCGCGCGCCGTTTCGAGGGACAGGCCGTGATCGTGACCGGCGCCGGACAAGGCATCGGGCGTGGGGTGGCGTTGGCTCTGGCGCGCGAGGGTGCGCAGCTGGTGCTGGCCGACCGCGCTGCCATTGTGGAGGAAGTGGCGGCCGAAGTGCAGGCGCTGGGCGCCTTGGCGGTGGTGGCGCGCGGCGATCTGGAGACCTGGGAAGGTGCCGAGCAGCTGAATGCGGCGGCAGTTGCTGCTTACGGCCGCGTTGATGTCCTGATCAACAACGTCGGCGGCACCATCTGGGTCCAGCCCTACCAAGCCTACACGCCGCAGCAGGTGGAAGCGGAAATCCGCCGCTCGCTGTTCCCGACCCTGTGGTGCTGCCGTGCCGTGCTGCCGCAGATGGTGGCGCGGCAGCAGGGCGTGATCGTCAACGTGTCGTCGGTGGCGACGCGCGGGATCTATCGCATTCCGTATTCGGCGGCCAAGGGCGCGGTCAACGCGCTGACGGCCAGCCTGGCCATGGAGCATGCGGAAAACGGCATCCGCGTCAACGCCGTGGCGACGGGCGGCACGGAAGCGCCGCCGCGCAAGGTGCCGCGCAATACACAGCCGCTCAGCGAGCAGGAACAGCAATGGTATCAGGGCATCGTCGATCAGACCAAGGCCAGTAGTCTGATGCACCGCTACGGCACCATCGACGAGCAGGTGAACGCCATCCTGTTCCTGGCGTCCAGCGAATCGTCGTATGTCACGGGCTCGGTGCTGCCGGTGGGCGGCGGCGATCAGGGGTAA
- a CDS encoding ATP-binding protein, whose product MARDLSSTQAGWPAAIAALDNVLGPAIQRQADLSSAASPPDPLRGMKLAPAEAARLLSAAMLDVAGVGEIAQRLALDNSDLAILLLVVAPDVDLRYGRLYGYIQDDLHCKRPRFELIAGLLAQDFAGRRALRARLLPDASLQRSGLLRAQGEDNTATWRIDDIWRAWLLDEAPPAQDGARMEAGAEDGALARLPHPAATLELLGHTLAGAREQGLALRLLLLGPHGSGKAAVVAALAGELGLRVLRLDLRESASPTALRLQIERAARTAALFGAVLMVHGFGKLEAREPQLLRCLADALAATACHLVLASTAGLPALHGRALPLLRVSLSYPEAAQRQALWRSALDHPADETAVAGVAERFALSAAQIAQAAEEAQLLARISGRKMLDGADLAAAARAQCGTELARLAQRIKPRADLDVLVTPPEVRDQLRELCDRAARRHIVGRDWADGSVHARCIGVKALFVGASGTGKTLSAEAVACALGLDLFRIDLAGIVSKYIGETEQNLDRVFAAAEYANAVLFFDEADALFGKRSEVKDAHDRYANTEVAYLLQKMEQFDGLAILATNLKQNLDEAFARRLTFTITFPFPEEAERLRLWEGLWPPKAPRGDDVDLAWFAREYRLSGGNIRNTVLAAAHLAAADGQVITRAHLLHATRREFQKLGKNLAPAPMGAAA is encoded by the coding sequence ATGGCGCGCGACCTCTCATCGACACAGGCAGGCTGGCCGGCCGCAATAGCGGCCCTGGACAATGTGCTGGGGCCTGCGATTCAGCGGCAGGCCGACCTGTCCAGCGCGGCCAGTCCGCCAGATCCGCTGCGCGGCATGAAACTGGCGCCTGCGGAAGCGGCGCGGCTGCTGAGTGCCGCCATGCTGGACGTGGCAGGCGTCGGCGAGATCGCCCAGCGCCTCGCGCTCGATAACAGCGACCTTGCCATCCTGCTGCTGGTCGTGGCACCCGATGTCGATCTCCGCTACGGCCGGCTGTATGGATACATTCAGGACGACCTGCACTGCAAACGCCCGCGCTTCGAACTGATCGCCGGCCTGCTGGCGCAGGACTTCGCCGGTCGGCGTGCATTGCGCGCGCGTCTGCTGCCTGATGCGTCGCTGCAGCGCTCCGGGCTCCTGCGCGCTCAAGGTGAGGACAACACGGCAACCTGGCGCATCGATGATATCTGGCGCGCCTGGTTGCTGGACGAAGCGCCACCGGCGCAGGATGGCGCGCGCATGGAAGCTGGTGCGGAGGACGGCGCACTGGCGCGCCTGCCGCATCCGGCCGCCACGCTGGAGCTGCTCGGTCATACGCTGGCCGGTGCGCGCGAACAGGGCTTGGCGCTACGCTTGCTGCTGCTCGGCCCCCATGGCAGTGGCAAGGCGGCGGTGGTGGCGGCGCTGGCCGGCGAACTGGGACTGCGCGTGCTGCGGCTGGACCTGCGCGAATCCGCCTCGCCGACAGCGCTGCGCCTGCAGATCGAACGCGCGGCGCGCACTGCCGCGTTGTTTGGCGCCGTCCTGATGGTGCACGGCTTCGGCAAGCTCGAAGCGCGGGAGCCGCAACTGCTGCGCTGCCTGGCCGATGCGCTGGCGGCCACCGCCTGCCATCTGGTGCTGGCAAGCACGGCAGGCCTGCCGGCGCTCCATGGACGCGCGCTGCCCTTGCTGCGGGTGTCGCTGTCCTACCCGGAGGCGGCACAGAGGCAAGCACTATGGCGCTCGGCGCTGGATCATCCTGCGGACGAAACGGCCGTCGCTGGTGTCGCCGAGCGGTTTGCCTTGAGCGCCGCGCAGATCGCCCAAGCTGCCGAGGAGGCGCAACTGCTGGCGCGCATCAGCGGCAGAAAGATGCTCGATGGCGCGGACCTGGCTGCGGCGGCGCGCGCCCAATGCGGCACCGAACTGGCGCGGCTGGCGCAACGCATCAAGCCGCGCGCCGACCTTGACGTGCTGGTGACGCCGCCGGAGGTGCGCGACCAGTTGCGCGAATTGTGCGACCGTGCCGCACGGCGCCATATCGTTGGCCGCGATTGGGCCGATGGCAGCGTGCATGCGCGCTGTATCGGCGTCAAGGCGCTGTTTGTCGGCGCTTCCGGCACGGGTAAAACGCTATCGGCCGAAGCGGTGGCGTGCGCGCTGGGACTGGACTTGTTCCGTATCGACCTGGCCGGCATCGTCAGCAAATACATCGGCGAGACCGAGCAAAACCTGGACCGCGTATTCGCGGCGGCGGAGTATGCCAATGCCGTTTTGTTCTTCGACGAGGCCGACGCCTTGTTCGGCAAGCGTTCGGAAGTCAAGGATGCCCACGACCGCTATGCCAATACCGAAGTGGCCTACCTGCTGCAGAAGATGGAACAGTTCGACGGCCTGGCCATCCTGGCCACCAATCTCAAGCAAAACCTGGATGAGGCGTTCGCGCGGCGCCTGACCTTCACCATCACTTTCCCGTTTCCCGAGGAGGCGGAGCGCCTGCGGCTGTGGGAAGGCCTGTGGCCGCCGAAAGCGCCGCGCGGCGATGACGTCGACCTGGCCTGGTTCGCGCGCGAGTACCGGCTGTCCGGGGGGAATATCCGCAACACCGTATTGGCGGCCGCGCATCTGGCGGCTGCGGACGGCCAGGTGATCACCCGGGCGCACCTATTACATGCCACGCGGCGCGAGTTCCAGAAGCTGGGCAAGAACCTGGCGCCGGCGCCCATGGGAGCGGCGGCATGA
- the benB gene encoding benzoate 1,2-dioxygenase small subunit, with translation MINDICVFLYRESRLLDDEQWDEWLACYHPDAQFWMPSWDDDDQLVTDPQREISLIFYPTRQGLEDRVFRIKTERSSATMPDTRTSHNIANVEIEQQEGSVYTVRFNWHTLSHRYKTDYSYFGMSRYVIDFSGQRPLIRNKYVVLKNDYINQVIDVYHI, from the coding sequence ATGATCAACGATATCTGCGTCTTCCTGTACCGCGAATCGCGCCTGCTGGACGATGAACAGTGGGACGAATGGCTGGCGTGCTACCACCCGGATGCGCAGTTCTGGATGCCGTCCTGGGATGACGACGATCAGTTGGTCACCGATCCGCAACGCGAAATCTCGCTGATCTTCTATCCGACCCGCCAGGGCCTGGAGGACCGCGTGTTCCGCATCAAGACCGAGCGTTCCAGCGCCACCATGCCGGACACGCGCACCAGCCACAACATCGCCAATGTGGAAATCGAGCAGCAGGAAGGCAGCGTCTACACCGTGCGCTTCAACTGGCACACGCTGAGCCATCGCTACAAGACCGATTACAGCTACTTCGGCATGTCGCGCTACGTCATCGATTTTTCCGGCCAGCGACCGCTGATCCGCAACAAGTACGTCGTACTGAAGAACGATTACATCAATCAGGTAATCGACGTGTATCACATTTAA
- the benA gene encoding benzoate 1,2-dioxygenase large subunit — protein MIPIHAAKPSLDDYLVEDHEKGDYRLHRSAFTDPALFELEMKHIFEGNWIYLAHESQIPNNNDYYTTHIGRQPIFIARNRQGELNAFINACTHRGAQLCRHKRGNKATYTCPFHGWTFNNSGKLLKVKDPEDAGYPDCFNKEGSHDLKKVTRFESYKGFLFGSLNDEVAPLSEFLGEATKIIDMIVNQSADGLEVLRGSSTYTFEGNWKLQAENGADGYHVSAVHWNYAATTNHRKEQAARADNIKAMDAGNWGKQGGGFYAFEHGHLLLWTQWANPQDRPNYPRRDEYASQFGGATADWMIERSRNLCLYPNVYLMDQFGSQIRLLRPISVDKTEVTIYCIAPKGESDEARARRIRQYEDFFNVSGMATPDDLEEFRACQQGYNGIALEWNDMCRGSKHWVQGADAAAREIGLNPIMSGVKTEDEGLYTIQHRYWLDMMKKAMKAEGAAK, from the coding sequence ATGATTCCGATTCACGCCGCCAAGCCGTCGCTCGACGATTATCTGGTCGAGGACCACGAGAAGGGCGATTACCGCCTGCACCGCAGCGCCTTCACCGACCCTGCGCTGTTCGAACTGGAGATGAAGCACATCTTCGAGGGCAACTGGATCTACCTTGCCCACGAAAGCCAGATCCCGAACAACAACGATTACTACACGACGCACATCGGCCGCCAACCGATCTTCATCGCGCGCAATCGCCAGGGTGAGCTGAACGCCTTCATCAACGCCTGTACCCATCGCGGCGCGCAGCTGTGCCGCCACAAGCGCGGCAACAAAGCCACCTACACCTGCCCGTTCCACGGCTGGACTTTCAACAACAGCGGCAAGCTGCTCAAGGTGAAGGATCCTGAAGATGCGGGCTACCCGGATTGCTTCAACAAGGAAGGCTCGCACGACCTGAAAAAGGTCACGCGCTTCGAGAGCTACAAGGGTTTCCTGTTCGGCAGCCTGAATGACGAGGTGGCGCCGCTGAGCGAATTCCTGGGCGAGGCCACCAAGATCATCGACATGATCGTCAACCAGTCGGCCGACGGCCTGGAAGTGCTGCGTGGTTCCTCGACCTACACCTTCGAAGGAAACTGGAAGCTGCAGGCCGAGAACGGCGCCGATGGCTACCACGTCTCGGCGGTGCACTGGAATTATGCGGCCACCACCAACCACCGCAAGGAACAGGCGGCGCGGGCCGACAACATCAAGGCCATGGATGCCGGAAATTGGGGCAAGCAGGGCGGCGGCTTCTACGCCTTCGAGCACGGCCACTTGCTGCTGTGGACCCAGTGGGCCAATCCGCAGGACCGTCCCAACTATCCGCGCCGCGACGAATACGCCAGCCAATTCGGCGGCGCCACGGCGGACTGGATGATCGAACGCTCGCGCAACCTGTGCCTCTATCCGAACGTCTACCTGATGGACCAATTCGGCTCGCAGATCCGCTTGCTGCGCCCGATCTCGGTCGACAAGACCGAGGTGACGATCTACTGCATCGCGCCGAAGGGCGAATCGGACGAAGCCCGCGCGCGCCGCATCCGCCAGTATGAGGACTTCTTCAATGTCAGCGGCATGGCGACACCGGACGACCTGGAAGAATTCCGCGCCTGTCAGCAGGGCTATAACGGCATCGCGCTGGAATGGAACGATATGTGCCGTGGCTCGAAGCATTGGGTGCAGGGCGCCGACGCCGCCGCGCGCGAGATCGGCCTCAATCCGATCATGAGCGGCGTCAAAACCGAGGATGAAGGCTTGTACACCATCCAGCACCGCTACTGGCTGGACATGATGAAGAAGGCCATGAAGGCGGAAGGAGCGGCGAAATGA
- the catA gene encoding catechol 1,2-dioxygenase, with protein MTHNEIDTLVKGWIVDTATGPVNPRVQQVVFGLVSALCKTIEDLDIQATEFWNGLEYLREAGVRNELGLLAPGLGLERFLDIRADEAEAKAGLVGGTPRTIEGPLYVAGAPESKGFARLDDGTEVDKAEVLFMQGTVRDEQGKPLANAKVEVWHCNLMGGYSFFDKTQSSFNLRRTIYTDGEGRYQFRSFLPVGYSCPPDGTTQRLLDQLGRHGHRPAHIHFFISAEGQRKLTTQINIDGDEYLWDDFAFASREGLVPAVRHITDDAAIKAKGLAQPYAEIDFDFSLYAERAVAPDAEVQRVRAAA; from the coding sequence ATGACCCATAACGAAATCGACACCCTGGTAAAAGGCTGGATCGTAGATACCGCCACCGGCCCGGTGAATCCGCGCGTGCAGCAAGTGGTATTCGGCCTGGTGAGCGCATTGTGCAAGACCATCGAAGACTTGGACATCCAGGCCACCGAATTCTGGAACGGCCTCGAATACCTGCGTGAAGCCGGCGTGCGCAATGAACTCGGCCTGCTGGCGCCGGGCCTGGGCCTGGAACGCTTCCTTGACATCCGCGCCGACGAGGCCGAAGCCAAGGCCGGCCTGGTGGGCGGCACGCCGCGCACCATCGAGGGCCCACTGTACGTCGCCGGCGCCCCGGAAAGCAAAGGCTTTGCGCGTCTGGATGACGGTACGGAGGTCGACAAGGCCGAAGTGCTGTTCATGCAGGGCACCGTGCGCGACGAGCAAGGCAAGCCGCTGGCCAACGCCAAGGTCGAAGTCTGGCACTGCAACCTGATGGGCGGCTACTCGTTCTTCGACAAGACCCAGTCGTCATTCAATCTGCGCCGCACCATCTATACCGACGGCGAAGGCCGCTACCAGTTCCGCAGCTTCCTGCCGGTCGGCTACAGCTGTCCGCCGGACGGCACCACACAGCGCCTGCTGGACCAGTTGGGCCGCCACGGCCACCGCCCGGCGCACATTCACTTCTTCATCAGCGCCGAAGGCCAGCGCAAGCTGACCACCCAGATCAACATCGACGGCGACGAATACCTGTGGGACGATTTCGCTTTCGCCAGCCGCGAAGGCCTGGTGCCGGCGGTGCGCCACATCACCGACGACGCGGCGATCAAGGCCAAGGGCCTGGCGCAGCCATACGCCGAAATCGACTTCGATTTCAGCCTGTACGCCGAGCGCGCAGTGGCGCCGGATGCCGAAGTCCAGCGCGTGCGCGCCGCAGCGTAA
- the benC gene encoding benzoate 1,2-dioxygenase electron transfer component BenC — MSYHIALQFEDGVTRFISCNENEKLADAAYRQKVNIPLDCRDGACGTCRGLCESGSYDMPESSYIEDALTPEEAAQRQVLACQMKPKSDCVVKIPATSAACKTGVSRYNGNLATVQRLSDTTLGFSIELEQGADVSFLSGQYVNVEVPGTALTRSYSFSSAPGSRRFDFVVRNVPDGRMSTFLAKDAQVGQPIAFSGPYGSFYLREVQRPLLLLAGGTGIAPFLSMLQVLSASGMRQPVRMVFGVTNDVDLVAIEHLQRIAAAHPQFSFRTCVASDDSAHPRKGYVTQHVAQEWLNGGDVDIYLCGPVPMVDAVRRWLKDCGVTPANFYFEKFSASSEVAA, encoded by the coding sequence ATGAGCTACCACATCGCCCTGCAATTTGAAGACGGGGTCACCCGCTTCATCTCATGCAACGAGAACGAAAAGCTGGCCGACGCGGCCTACCGCCAGAAGGTCAACATCCCGCTGGACTGCCGCGACGGCGCCTGCGGCACCTGTCGTGGCCTGTGCGAATCGGGCAGCTACGACATGCCGGAATCGAGCTACATCGAGGATGCGCTGACGCCCGAGGAAGCGGCCCAGCGCCAGGTGCTGGCTTGCCAGATGAAGCCGAAGTCCGATTGCGTGGTGAAGATTCCCGCCACCTCGGCAGCCTGCAAGACCGGCGTCTCGCGCTACAACGGCAACCTGGCGACGGTGCAGCGGCTGTCCGACACCACGCTCGGCTTCTCGATAGAGCTGGAGCAGGGGGCCGACGTGAGCTTCCTGTCCGGCCAGTACGTGAACGTGGAAGTGCCGGGCACGGCGCTGACGCGCTCCTACTCCTTTAGTTCCGCACCGGGCTCGCGCCGTTTCGACTTCGTGGTGCGCAATGTGCCGGATGGCCGCATGAGCACTTTCCTGGCCAAGGATGCGCAGGTGGGCCAGCCGATCGCCTTCTCCGGACCATACGGCAGTTTCTACCTGCGCGAAGTTCAGCGCCCTTTGTTGCTGCTGGCCGGCGGCACCGGCATCGCGCCATTCCTGTCGATGCTGCAGGTGCTGTCGGCGAGCGGCATGCGCCAGCCGGTGCGCATGGTGTTCGGTGTGACCAATGACGTCGACCTGGTCGCCATCGAACATTTGCAGCGGATCGCGGCGGCGCATCCGCAGTTTAGCTTCCGCACCTGCGTGGCGTCCGACGACAGCGCACACCCGCGCAAGGGCTATGTCACGCAGCACGTGGCGCAGGAGTGGCTGAACGGCGGCGACGTCGATATCTACCTGTGCGGCCCGGTGCCGATGGTGGACGCCGTGCGGCGCTGGCTGAAGGATTGCGGCGTTACCCCGGCCAATTTCTACTTTGAGAAATTCTCGGCCAGCAGCGAGGTGGCGGCGTGA
- a CDS encoding DUF4157 domain-containing protein — MSKSAANPVKKGGGAPLAASLRQQMESRFGASFSDVRVHDNAEAHASAAELNAKAYTHGADIVFSAQRFDPASVSGMRLLAHELAHVVQQRRGGGVPDPSHDSGTEAGARAAAQAVTSGSGPVSVAGASAVGVAREPEDDEEKRQALPAMSVLTQRPPKVDPAQPEIKAPPKKDGSANAAKASAGKAKGTLAELNVPFAAYSGPEWNHIAGGGEGASSRVSIARMSKKNKEHHTEATAGIDFLAEHVKTNQLVLGEQKAVGGSGEFRSATAITTYLEANVLHSAEVLQKHLDDGKVKDAGEVKRLQSTIDRLRKTHEALRNGREGKPASLPDGVVLELTSLGGEGKYIGADFVKRLGDRYKKNPAFVEHLLSRTRTRVLKPGQAAPEVKTAMEGLNAEGHDQLERIKAGKTKAQWKSMKSKAAQADKAAQAAKAKAERTAAAKQAKADKLRDKAGERAALDKAGEDARLAKLKELQAERRRASRKKPTKTQAAKENVEANKAGRAAKKQFKQERIDARAKANAEAKVERDAAAAKEATATQQRADERAARKAENKRRKAERAAAHKEVAAMGEMTPEAWGKLPKEQRQRLERLAAGDKALAAKLNQKVNAKQTEDFHRYEAEQHAKQVAEQRANQARQAREAKMGKAAKGMNMAAGGVRAYDAYQDARDKGDGVPMALAKGGLTMAENLNPLLGAAATVRSRMQTETLPDGRTQQYYGEDAGDAFFGTLGETIGGYIVPGKGADQLINGAANLIGAGDDHLNRGKPAAQKDQASVRSATDLAAEMTPSRLFSSTVGAGARAYYDIGKAMGGQTSGVDKFADDGLRGKLGSVIQPWAMAADFLGNLGGDSPGAALEKTIKRTEGTTLKKLGDASGDAMFELGQSKEAKSGKYGGPVQGISMALGMSTDMIAGRSFEQAIEAAADAGKGSTLEKVGSALGEAAYVGVEKGKEVLDKDLPELKEKARQAYGSAQRTLSDWWHK, encoded by the coding sequence ATGAGCAAGTCGGCGGCCAATCCGGTGAAGAAGGGCGGCGGTGCGCCGCTGGCGGCATCGTTGCGGCAGCAGATGGAAAGCCGTTTCGGCGCAAGCTTCTCCGATGTGCGTGTGCACGACAACGCCGAGGCGCACGCCAGCGCCGCAGAGCTGAACGCCAAGGCCTACACTCACGGCGCCGACATCGTCTTCAGCGCGCAGCGTTTCGATCCCGCCAGCGTGTCCGGCATGCGCTTGCTGGCGCACGAGCTGGCGCATGTGGTGCAGCAGCGGCGCGGCGGCGGCGTGCCGGATCCGTCCCATGACTCGGGCACCGAGGCCGGTGCGCGCGCTGCGGCGCAGGCGGTCACCAGCGGTAGCGGCCCGGTATCGGTCGCCGGCGCGTCGGCGGTGGGCGTCGCGCGCGAGCCCGAAGACGACGAGGAAAAGCGGCAAGCGCTGCCGGCGATGAGCGTGCTGACGCAAAGGCCTCCGAAGGTGGACCCGGCGCAGCCCGAGATCAAGGCGCCGCCCAAGAAGGACGGCAGCGCCAACGCCGCCAAAGCCAGCGCCGGCAAGGCCAAGGGAACACTGGCAGAGCTCAATGTGCCGTTTGCCGCCTACTCCGGTCCGGAGTGGAACCATATCGCCGGCGGCGGCGAAGGCGCCAGTTCGCGGGTGAGCATCGCCCGCATGTCGAAGAAAAACAAGGAACACCATACCGAGGCCACGGCCGGCATCGACTTCCTGGCCGAGCACGTGAAGACCAATCAGCTGGTGCTGGGAGAGCAGAAAGCCGTCGGCGGCAGCGGCGAGTTCCGTTCGGCCACGGCGATTACGACCTACCTGGAAGCCAATGTCCTGCACTCGGCCGAGGTGCTGCAAAAACATCTGGACGATGGCAAGGTGAAGGACGCCGGCGAAGTGAAGCGCCTGCAAAGCACCATCGACCGTCTGCGCAAGACCCACGAAGCGCTGCGCAATGGCCGCGAAGGCAAGCCCGCCAGCTTGCCGGACGGCGTGGTGCTGGAGCTGACCAGCCTTGGCGGCGAGGGAAAATACATCGGCGCCGACTTCGTCAAGCGGCTCGGTGACCGCTACAAGAAGAACCCGGCCTTTGTCGAACATCTGCTCAGCCGCACGCGGACACGGGTGCTCAAGCCCGGACAGGCTGCGCCCGAAGTCAAGACCGCGATGGAAGGACTGAACGCCGAAGGTCACGACCAGCTGGAACGCATCAAGGCCGGCAAGACCAAGGCCCAATGGAAGAGCATGAAGAGCAAGGCGGCGCAGGCCGACAAGGCCGCACAGGCGGCCAAGGCGAAAGCGGAGCGCACGGCGGCGGCCAAGCAGGCCAAGGCCGACAAGCTGCGCGACAAGGCCGGCGAGCGCGCGGCGCTGGACAAGGCCGGCGAGGACGCCCGCCTGGCGAAGCTGAAGGAGCTGCAGGCTGAACGCCGGCGCGCGTCGAGGAAGAAGCCGACCAAGACCCAGGCCGCCAAGGAAAATGTCGAAGCCAACAAGGCCGGGCGCGCCGCGAAAAAACAATTCAAGCAGGAGCGCATCGACGCGCGCGCCAAGGCAAACGCCGAGGCCAAGGTCGAGCGCGACGCCGCCGCAGCGAAAGAGGCGACGGCGACCCAACAGCGTGCCGACGAAAGGGCTGCGCGCAAGGCCGAAAACAAGCGCCGGAAAGCCGAGCGCGCGGCCGCCCACAAGGAAGTGGCGGCCATGGGCGAGATGACGCCCGAAGCCTGGGGCAAGCTGCCCAAGGAACAACGTCAGCGGCTGGAACGGCTGGCCGCCGGCGACAAGGCGCTGGCGGCAAAACTGAACCAGAAGGTCAACGCCAAGCAGACGGAGGACTTCCACCGTTACGAAGCCGAGCAGCACGCCAAACAGGTCGCCGAGCAGCGCGCTAATCAAGCCAGGCAAGCCCGGGAAGCGAAGATGGGTAAGGCGGCCAAGGGCATGAACATGGCGGCCGGCGGCGTGCGCGCCTATGACGCCTACCAGGACGCACGCGACAAGGGCGATGGCGTGCCGATGGCACTGGCCAAGGGCGGCCTGACGATGGCCGAAAACCTCAACCCGCTGCTGGGCGCCGCCGCCACGGTGCGCAGCCGCATGCAGACCGAGACGCTGCCGGACGGCCGCACGCAGCAATATTACGGCGAGGACGCCGGCGACGCTTTCTTCGGCACGCTGGGTGAGACCATCGGCGGCTACATCGTGCCGGGCAAGGGCGCGGACCAGTTGATCAACGGCGCCGCCAACCTGATCGGCGCCGGCGACGACCATCTCAACCGCGGCAAGCCGGCGGCGCAGAAGGACCAGGCCAGCGTGCGCAGCGCAACCGATCTGGCGGCCGAGATGACGCCATCGCGGCTGTTCTCGTCGACCGTCGGCGCCGGTGCGCGCGCCTATTACGACATCGGCAAGGCCATGGGCGGCCAGACCTCGGGCGTCGACAAGTTCGCCGACGACGGCCTGCGCGGCAAGCTGGGTTCGGTCATCCAGCCGTGGGCGATGGCGGCCGACTTCCTCGGCAATCTCGGCGGCGACAGTCCCGGCGCGGCGCTGGAGAAGACCATCAAGCGCACCGAAGGCACGACCCTCAAGAAGCTCGGCGACGCCAGCGGCGACGCCATGTTCGAACTGGGACAGAGCAAGGAAGCCAAGTCCGGCAAATATGGCGGGCCGGTGCAGGGCATCTCGATGGCGCTGGGCATGAGCACCGACATGATCGCCGGCCGCAGTTTCGAACAGGCGATCGAGGCGGCAGCCGACGCCGGCAAGGGCAGCACGCTGGAAAAGGTCGGCAGTGCGCTGGGCGAGGCAGCTTACGTCGGTGTCGAGAAAGGCAAGGAGGTCCTGGACAAGGACCTGCCGGAGCTGAAGGAAAAAGCCAGGCAGGCGTATGGCAGCGCGCAGCGCACGTTGTCGGACTGGTGGCACAAATGA